The Streptomyces sp. NBC_01775 genome includes a region encoding these proteins:
- a CDS encoding LacI family DNA-binding transcriptional regulator: MTSPAPARLADLAAHAEVSEATASRVLNGKPGVAHATRQRVLAALDVLGYERPARSRQRSAGLVGLVIPELTNPIFPAFAQVIEQSLSGYGYTPVLGTQLPGGATEDELVGQFVERDVAGIIFLSGLHADLTADPGRYAKLAGRGVPFVLVNGYNDDISAPFVSPDDRAAATMAVAHLRELGHRSIGLAVGPERFVPTRRKVEGFTRAMEAAGATPRIQHTLFTVEGGHAAAGALLDAGCTGLVCGSDLMALGAIRAVRQRGLAVPREVSVVGYDDSELNAFTDPPLTTVRQPVGAMAKAAVHALLEPMGGSPMGDTEFVFQPELVVRGSTAHAPG, encoded by the coding sequence ATGACGAGCCCCGCTCCGGCGCGGCTGGCCGACCTCGCGGCGCACGCCGAGGTCAGCGAGGCCACCGCCAGCCGCGTCCTCAACGGCAAGCCGGGCGTTGCCCACGCCACCCGACAGCGGGTGCTGGCCGCGCTGGACGTGCTCGGGTACGAGCGCCCCGCGCGCTCCCGGCAGCGCAGCGCGGGCCTGGTGGGGCTGGTCATCCCGGAGCTGACCAACCCCATCTTCCCCGCGTTCGCGCAGGTCATCGAGCAGTCCCTGTCCGGATACGGCTACACGCCCGTGCTCGGGACACAGCTGCCGGGCGGGGCGACCGAGGACGAGCTGGTCGGCCAGTTCGTGGAGCGTGACGTCGCCGGGATCATCTTCTTGTCGGGCCTGCACGCCGACCTGACGGCGGATCCGGGCCGCTACGCGAAACTGGCGGGCCGGGGCGTGCCGTTCGTCCTCGTCAACGGCTACAACGACGACATCAGCGCGCCCTTCGTCTCCCCCGACGACCGGGCGGCGGCCACGATGGCCGTTGCGCACCTGCGTGAACTGGGCCACCGGAGCATCGGGCTGGCCGTGGGGCCCGAGCGCTTCGTGCCCACCCGGCGCAAGGTGGAGGGCTTCACACGGGCGATGGAAGCGGCGGGCGCGACGCCCCGTATCCAGCACACCCTGTTCACCGTCGAGGGCGGGCACGCGGCTGCCGGTGCGCTGCTGGACGCGGGCTGCACCGGACTCGTGTGCGGCAGCGACCTGATGGCGCTGGGCGCCATCCGGGCAGTCCGCCAGCGCGGGCTGGCGGTGCCGCGCGAGGTGTCGGTCGTCGGCTACGACGACTCGGAGCTGAACGCCTTCACCGATCCGCCGCTCACCACCGTCCGCCAGCCGGTGGGCGCCATGGCGAAGGCGGCCGTGCACGCGCTGCTGGAGCCGATGGGCGGCAGCCCGATGGGGGACACGGAGTTCGTCTTCCAGCCGGAACTGGTCGTGCGCGGCTCCACCGCGCACGCCCCCGGCTGA
- a CDS encoding sensor histidine kinase — protein sequence MRFLLLAALVCAAPLAAAVQRHGQDTLTAAVAVPLLVVAARVCGRWPLAGVAVPVAMGLAASTELLAPEYWPALAVFGYLAGQRVAARPALWFLSAVALAGLPLCVFVQRELWAWPTQLLTLLLATGLPWMLGRHRKQYTELVGTGWRLAGQLEQQQRTAADRARLRERARIAGDMHDSLGHDLTLLAVRAGALQVDPDLDADQRAAAGELREAAAAATARLRDIIGVLREDGEEAPTVPRAGTVREVVQGARASGLTVTLAGGEAADGLPPMARHAAHRVVQEALTNAAKHAPGAEVRVTLAYADARCTVTVANDPPSDAAPDTGRGLASGGAGLVGLDERVRLAGGTLRSGPTGEGGFEVTAELPVAEPPVGASAAPEPPGEAFPVSAVNAVHAVHEATPGLGPGPGSSTSARELALARQRLRRSLTQTVLAPLAVVVGILLLSLPVSLVSSSLSVLDEDAYAGLRPGTPRAEVEDRMPMFTRDGPPDAAPRTPEGQRCVYYSTALNSGDAYRLCFARGALAAKSRVGRTG from the coding sequence ATGCGCTTTCTCCTGCTGGCCGCTCTCGTCTGCGCGGCCCCGCTCGCCGCCGCCGTCCAACGGCACGGCCAGGACACCCTGACGGCGGCGGTGGCGGTGCCGCTGCTGGTGGTGGCGGCGCGGGTGTGCGGGCGGTGGCCGCTGGCCGGGGTGGCGGTGCCGGTCGCGATGGGGCTGGCCGCCAGCACCGAGCTGCTGGCGCCCGAGTACTGGCCCGCGCTGGCGGTGTTCGGCTACCTGGCCGGACAGCGGGTGGCGGCCCGCCCGGCGCTGTGGTTCCTCTCCGCCGTCGCCCTGGCGGGGCTGCCGCTGTGTGTGTTCGTCCAGCGGGAGCTGTGGGCGTGGCCCACCCAGTTGCTGACGCTGCTGCTGGCCACGGGCCTGCCGTGGATGCTGGGGCGCCACCGCAAGCAGTACACCGAGCTGGTGGGCACCGGCTGGCGGCTGGCCGGACAGCTGGAGCAGCAGCAGCGCACGGCTGCCGACCGGGCGCGGCTGCGCGAACGGGCCCGTATCGCCGGGGACATGCACGACTCGCTGGGCCATGACCTGACGCTGCTCGCCGTTCGGGCCGGGGCGCTCCAGGTCGACCCGGACCTCGACGCGGACCAACGGGCGGCGGCGGGCGAGCTGCGGGAGGCGGCAGCGGCGGCGACGGCGCGGCTGCGCGACATCATCGGCGTGCTGCGCGAGGACGGCGAGGAGGCGCCGACCGTTCCGCGCGCGGGGACGGTGCGGGAGGTCGTACAGGGCGCGCGGGCCAGCGGGCTGACGGTCACCCTGGCCGGCGGGGAGGCGGCGGACGGGCTGCCGCCGATGGCCCGGCACGCCGCGCACCGGGTCGTCCAGGAGGCGCTGACGAACGCGGCCAAGCACGCACCGGGCGCCGAGGTACGTGTCACGCTCGCGTACGCGGACGCCCGGTGCACGGTCACCGTCGCCAACGACCCGCCGTCGGACGCCGCGCCGGACACCGGGCGCGGACTGGCCTCGGGCGGCGCCGGACTGGTGGGGCTCGACGAGCGCGTACGGCTGGCGGGCGGCACGCTGCGCTCGGGCCCGACCGGCGAGGGCGGCTTCGAGGTCACCGCCGAACTCCCGGTCGCCGAACCGCCGGTGGGGGCGTCCGCAGCGCCGGAGCCCCCGGGAGAAGCCTTCCCGGTGAGCGCCGTGAACGCCGTACACGCCGTACACGAGGCGACGCCCGGCCTCGGCCCCGGCCCCGGGTCGAGCACCTCGGCCCGCGAACTGGCGCTGGCCAGGCAGCGCTTGCGGCGCAGCCTCACCCAGACGGTGCTGGCGCCGCTCGCGGTCGTCGTCGGCATCCTGCTGCTGTCGCTGCCGGTGAGCCTGGTCAGCTCCTCCTTGTCGGTGCTGGACGAGGACGCCTACGCGGGTCTGCGGCCCGGCACGCCGCGCGCGGAGGTGGAGGACCGGATGCCGATGTTCACCCGCGACGGCCCCCCGGACGCGGCGCCGCGCACCCCCGAGGGCCAGCGGTGCGTCTACTACAGCACGGCCCTCAACTCCGGCGACGCCTACCGGCTCTGCTTCGCCCGCGGCGCCCTCGCCGCCAAGTCCCGGGTGGGAAGGACCGGTTGA
- a CDS encoding response regulator transcription factor yields MNRTEQERRAGGPVRVLLADDEAMIRAGVRAILGSAGDIEVVAEAADGREAVELTLRHRPDVCLLDIRMPRLDGLRAAAELHRASPETAVMMLTTFSEDEYIASALGSGAAGFVLKSGDPHELLAGIRAVHEGGAYLSPAVARRVISHMDTAQLGRRATARSRIAGLTPRERDVLSLVGAGLSNADIAGRLHVVEGTVKTYVSQILARLDMKNRVQAAILAYEAGLVDGAADADEAGDSDDVGEPA; encoded by the coding sequence GTGAACAGGACAGAGCAGGAGCGCCGGGCGGGCGGACCCGTGCGGGTTCTCCTCGCGGACGACGAGGCGATGATCAGGGCCGGGGTGCGGGCCATCCTCGGCTCGGCGGGGGACATCGAGGTCGTCGCCGAGGCGGCCGACGGGCGCGAGGCGGTCGAGCTGACGCTGCGGCACCGCCCTGATGTGTGCCTGCTGGACATCAGGATGCCGAGGCTGGACGGACTGCGCGCCGCCGCCGAACTGCACCGTGCCTCGCCGGAGACGGCGGTGATGATGCTCACCACGTTCTCCGAGGACGAGTACATCGCGAGCGCGCTGGGCTCGGGCGCAGCCGGTTTCGTCCTCAAGTCCGGCGACCCGCACGAGCTGCTGGCGGGCATCCGCGCCGTGCACGAGGGCGGCGCCTACCTCTCCCCCGCCGTCGCGCGCAGGGTGATCTCCCACATGGACACCGCGCAGCTCGGCCGGCGCGCCACGGCCCGCTCGCGGATCGCGGGGCTCACCCCCCGCGAGCGGGACGTCCTCTCGCTGGTGGGGGCCGGGCTGTCCAACGCCGACATCGCGGGACGCCTGCACGTCGTCGAGGGCACGGTGAAGACGTACGTCAGTCAGATACTCGCCCGCCTGGACATGAAGAACCGCGTCCAGGCGGCGATCCTCGCCTACGAGGCGGGCCTGGTGGACGGGGCGGCCGACGCGGACGAAGCGGGCGACTCCGACGACGTGGGCGAACCGGCGTGA
- a CDS encoding intradiol ring-cleavage dioxygenase, translating to MTDSSASENAERRSFPLGRRKLLIAGGATAVAAGLGVTARSATSASAAPAAAPGSAGAAVCSLTKEVTEGPYWLDGALVREDIREDKTGIPLELTLTVVDEANDCAPLPKALVELWHADALGEYSGFVGQNGHEEPDNGTFLRGGVLSGENGVAKLTTVYPGWYRGRCVHIHLKVHTDVELTDDGSYSGGEVIHTGQLFFAEETTEQVAATDPYPTNETERVTLDEDSIYDGGGATSGLLTLKALGSTPSDGYAGSLTVGVNSAG from the coding sequence ATGACAGACTCTTCAGCCTCAGAGAACGCAGAGCGACGGTCCTTCCCCCTGGGCCGACGGAAACTTCTGATCGCCGGCGGCGCCACGGCGGTGGCCGCCGGACTGGGCGTCACCGCCAGATCGGCCACCTCCGCCAGCGCGGCCCCGGCCGCCGCGCCGGGCTCGGCCGGCGCCGCCGTCTGCTCCCTCACCAAAGAGGTGACCGAAGGCCCGTACTGGCTGGACGGCGCCCTCGTACGCGAGGACATCCGCGAGGACAAGACGGGCATCCCCCTGGAACTCACCCTCACCGTCGTGGACGAGGCCAACGACTGCGCCCCGCTCCCCAAGGCCCTGGTCGAGCTGTGGCACGCCGACGCGCTCGGCGAATACTCGGGTTTCGTCGGCCAGAACGGCCACGAGGAGCCGGACAACGGCACCTTCCTGCGCGGCGGCGTCCTCAGCGGCGAGAACGGCGTCGCGAAGCTCACCACGGTCTACCCCGGGTGGTACCGGGGCCGCTGCGTGCACATTCATCTCAAGGTGCACACGGATGTCGAGCTGACGGACGACGGCTCGTACAGCGGCGGCGAAGTGATCCACACAGGCCAGCTCTTCTTCGCCGAGGAGACCACGGAACAGGTGGCCGCGACCGACCCGTATCCGACGAACGAGACGGAGCGCGTCACCCTGGACGAGGACTCCATCTACGACGGCGGCGGAGCCACGTCCGGCCTCCTGACGCTGAAGGCGTTGGGCTCCACCCCGTCCGACGGCTACGCGGGCTCGCTGACCGTCGGGGTCAACAGCGCCGGGTGA
- a CDS encoding histidine kinase — MAEDRPRAAVQTHELMLALVRGPALALVSLPLSIMLFVLSVVSIVLIPVGVGVVTTPLAQGGVRAYANRRRKLVDRWGGLGVPEPYRPFPLDLRKGIVGQVERCTLLLKDPATWRDMAWLPADMTAGFTTALLPPMLPLNHRLTKAMLEPTREMLLARRVEQLYETRHDAVDSSAAELRRIERDLHDGAQARLVAMGMSLGTIEALVERDPVRAKQMIAQARENSAEALTELRDLVRGIHPPVLAERGLPDALRALALRMQMPVAEDIELAGRFEEPVESAVYFAVSEILTNAAKHAAASRVWLDVLYAETSSGPMIRVTVTDDGKGGASLEKGTGMQGVQRRLAQFDGVLALNSPEGGPTMVTLEVPAVPLGPSEVVPSDRSG; from the coding sequence GTGGCAGAGGACAGACCGCGTGCGGCGGTGCAGACACACGAGCTGATGCTCGCCCTCGTGCGGGGCCCGGCGCTCGCGCTGGTCTCCCTCCCCCTGTCGATCATGCTGTTCGTGCTGTCGGTCGTCTCGATCGTGCTGATCCCCGTGGGGGTCGGCGTGGTCACCACCCCGCTCGCCCAGGGCGGGGTGCGCGCCTACGCGAACCGCAGGCGGAAGCTGGTCGACAGGTGGGGCGGGCTGGGGGTGCCCGAGCCGTACCGACCCTTCCCGCTCGACCTGCGCAAGGGCATCGTCGGCCAGGTCGAGCGGTGCACGCTGCTGCTGAAGGACCCGGCGACCTGGCGGGACATGGCGTGGCTGCCCGCCGATATGACGGCCGGTTTCACCACCGCGCTGCTGCCGCCCATGCTCCCGCTCAACCACCGGCTCACCAAGGCGATGCTGGAGCCCACCCGCGAGATGCTGCTGGCCCGGCGGGTCGAGCAGCTGTATGAGACACGGCACGACGCGGTGGACTCCTCGGCCGCCGAACTGCGCCGTATCGAGCGGGATCTGCACGACGGCGCCCAGGCGCGGCTGGTCGCGATGGGCATGAGCCTGGGCACCATCGAGGCGCTGGTGGAGCGGGATCCGGTCCGCGCGAAGCAGATGATCGCGCAGGCCAGGGAGAACTCGGCGGAGGCACTGACCGAGCTGCGCGACCTGGTGCGCGGTATCCATCCGCCGGTGCTGGCCGAGCGGGGCCTGCCCGACGCGCTGCGGGCGCTGGCGCTGCGGATGCAGATGCCGGTGGCGGAGGACATCGAGCTGGCGGGGCGCTTCGAGGAACCGGTGGAATCCGCCGTCTACTTCGCCGTCAGCGAGATCCTCACCAACGCCGCCAAGCACGCGGCGGCCTCCCGGGTGTGGCTCGACGTGCTGTACGCGGAGACCTCGTCCGGCCCGATGATCCGGGTGACGGTCACCGACGACGGCAAGGGCGGGGCCTCCCTGGAGAAGGGCACCGGCATGCAGGGGGTGCAGCGGCGGCTCGCGCAGTTCGACGGCGTCCTCGCGCTCAACAGCCCGGAGGGCGGCCCCACCATGGTCACTCTGGAGGTCCCGGCTGTCCCGTTGGGTCCCTCCGAGGTGGTCCCCTCCGACCGCTCGGGCTGA
- a CDS encoding alpha-N-acetylglucosaminidase, whose product MHEPHKKHEPHGKHTTHPFNRRAVLGTTGALGAGLALGTGYIPAMAADEARAEGTGRAGADATRPAAEAVRRLLPRHSSQITLQLIGGPERFKVTGGAGQVHVAGTGPVALLTGVHWYLKYSCDAHISWSGTQLELPETLPAPRSPHAQRATVAHRFALNDTHDGYTAPYADWAHWERFLDVLALHGCNEVLVTAGQEAVYHRLLQGFGYSEAEARAWIPAPTHQPWWLLQNMDRYGGPVSAALLKKRTELGQRIVARMRELGMRPVLPGYFGTVPADFTERNPGGRTIPQGTWNGLARPPWLDPRTAVFRKVAAAFYTHQRKLFGEAAHFKMDLLHEGGDPGDVPVPDAARAVEKALQTARPGATWVILGWQENPRKELLDALADKQRMLIVDGLSDLERVTDREQDWGGVPYAFGTIPNFGGRTTIGAKTHMWADRFTTWRDKPGSKLAGTCYMPEATHRDPAAAELFSELAWCEEAVDREKWFAGYARARYGGEDARAREAMAALRDTAYRISSTDGRPHDSVFVSRPALTARSGTYYATHTPAFDMPGFDAAFAGLLGVAEKLRGNDAYRYDLTDTGRQVLANRSWMLIPQLQSAYQQGETATFKRLAALWLKLMELSEQMSGGHRAFLLGPWLDAARRSASSADERAKLERTARVLVTTWADRPTADGGHLANYANRDWQGLLGDFHLPQWKAFLDDAQDALEQGRDLKKFDWYAVEDPWTREAKDYPMRPVGDAYGIASRVHEVLAKAPYQGSLTVTAEPQAVEPGGDSTLTATFRNENGLRATGAVDLSLSGLDGAQPQDPTSLPGVGPGGEARVRWRVTTPDRPLTDPLQPLSYDVKVQYGPEGQERVTTGRGGRLFLAGPLPPGVRTVTTNAAVFGQVDGRYAINGAGADLWKATAEFGAVWRPGVLGEGASVTVKVVSQEDSGPWARAGIIARDDLADAKSGGFLNLAVTPGNGVVLSYDTDSNGTLDTYRRVTGVKAPVLLRLSRSGGSFKGELSTDNGKTWRTVATVAVPGASAKLDAGLFMTATNGGSGARATVEFDGWVTH is encoded by the coding sequence ATGCACGAGCCGCACAAGAAGCACGAGCCGCACGGAAAACACACGACCCACCCCTTCAACAGGCGCGCCGTACTGGGCACAACGGGGGCGCTCGGCGCGGGTCTCGCGCTGGGGACGGGGTACATCCCAGCCATGGCAGCGGATGAAGCGCGCGCGGAGGGCACCGGCAGAGCGGGGGCCGACGCCACCAGACCGGCGGCCGAGGCGGTGCGGCGGCTGCTGCCCCGGCACAGCAGCCAGATCACGCTCCAGCTCATCGGCGGCCCCGAGCGGTTCAAGGTCACCGGGGGCGCGGGCCAGGTCCATGTGGCCGGTACGGGTCCGGTGGCGCTGCTGACGGGCGTGCACTGGTACCTGAAGTACAGCTGTGACGCGCATATCTCCTGGTCGGGCACCCAGCTGGAGCTGCCCGAGACCCTCCCGGCGCCGAGGTCACCGCACGCGCAGCGCGCCACCGTGGCGCACCGCTTCGCGCTCAACGACACCCACGACGGCTACACGGCGCCCTACGCCGACTGGGCCCACTGGGAGCGCTTCCTCGACGTCCTCGCACTGCACGGCTGCAACGAGGTGCTGGTCACCGCGGGCCAGGAGGCCGTCTACCACCGGCTGCTCCAGGGCTTCGGGTACAGCGAGGCCGAGGCCCGCGCCTGGATCCCGGCGCCGACCCATCAGCCCTGGTGGCTGTTGCAGAACATGGACCGCTACGGCGGGCCCGTCAGCGCGGCGCTGCTGAAGAAGCGCACCGAGCTGGGGCAGCGGATCGTGGCGCGGATGCGGGAGCTGGGAATGCGCCCGGTGCTGCCGGGCTACTTCGGCACCGTCCCCGCCGACTTCACCGAGCGCAACCCGGGCGGGCGCACCATCCCCCAGGGCACCTGGAACGGGCTGGCGCGTCCGCCGTGGCTGGATCCGCGTACGGCGGTCTTCCGTAAGGTGGCCGCCGCGTTCTACACGCACCAGCGGAAACTGTTCGGCGAGGCCGCCCACTTCAAGATGGACCTGCTCCACGAGGGCGGCGACCCGGGCGACGTGCCGGTGCCGGACGCGGCGCGCGCGGTGGAGAAGGCGCTTCAGACGGCGCGGCCGGGCGCCACCTGGGTGATTCTCGGCTGGCAGGAGAACCCGCGCAAAGAGCTGCTGGACGCGCTCGCGGACAAGCAGCGCATGCTCATCGTCGACGGCCTCTCGGACCTGGAGCGGGTCACCGACCGGGAGCAGGACTGGGGCGGGGTGCCGTACGCGTTCGGCACGATCCCCAACTTCGGCGGGCGCACCACGATCGGCGCCAAGACCCATATGTGGGCGGACCGCTTCACCACCTGGCGGGACAAGCCGGGGAGCAAGCTGGCCGGCACCTGCTACATGCCGGAGGCCACCCACCGCGACCCGGCGGCGGCCGAGCTGTTCAGCGAGCTGGCCTGGTGCGAGGAGGCCGTGGACCGCGAGAAGTGGTTCGCCGGGTACGCGCGGGCACGCTACGGCGGCGAGGACGCCAGGGCCCGCGAGGCGATGGCGGCACTGCGCGATACGGCGTACCGCATCAGCAGCACGGACGGGCGCCCGCACGACAGCGTCTTCGTCTCCCGTCCCGCGCTGACCGCCCGCTCGGGCACCTACTACGCCACCCACACCCCGGCCTTCGACATGCCGGGCTTCGACGCCGCCTTCGCCGGGCTGCTGGGCGTCGCCGAGAAGCTGCGCGGCAACGACGCGTACCGCTACGACCTCACCGACACCGGGCGGCAGGTTCTGGCCAATCGCTCCTGGATGCTCATCCCGCAGCTCCAGTCGGCCTATCAGCAGGGCGAGACGGCGACCTTCAAGCGGCTGGCCGCGCTGTGGCTGAAGCTGATGGAGCTGAGCGAGCAGATGTCCGGCGGGCACCGGGCGTTCCTGCTGGGGCCCTGGCTGGACGCGGCCAGGCGCTCGGCCTCCTCCGCCGACGAGCGCGCGAAGCTGGAGCGCACGGCGCGGGTACTGGTCACCACCTGGGCCGACCGGCCGACGGCCGACGGGGGCCATCTGGCCAACTACGCCAACCGCGACTGGCAGGGCCTGCTCGGCGACTTCCACCTGCCGCAGTGGAAGGCGTTCCTCGACGACGCGCAGGACGCGCTGGAACAAGGCCGCGACCTGAAGAAGTTCGACTGGTACGCGGTCGAGGATCCCTGGACGCGGGAGGCCAAGGACTATCCGATGCGGCCCGTCGGCGACGCGTACGGCATCGCCTCGCGGGTGCACGAGGTGCTCGCGAAGGCGCCGTACCAGGGCTCGCTGACCGTCACCGCCGAACCGCAGGCCGTCGAGCCGGGCGGCGACAGCACGCTGACCGCCACCTTCCGCAACGAGAACGGGCTGCGCGCGACCGGCGCCGTCGACCTCTCGCTGAGCGGCCTGGACGGCGCCCAGCCGCAGGACCCGACCTCGCTGCCGGGCGTCGGCCCTGGTGGCGAGGCGCGGGTGCGCTGGCGGGTGACCACGCCCGACCGGCCGCTGACCGACCCCTTGCAGCCGCTGTCGTACGACGTGAAGGTGCAGTACGGGCCCGAGGGGCAGGAGCGGGTGACCACCGGGCGCGGCGGCCGGCTCTTCCTGGCCGGGCCACTGCCCCCGGGGGTGCGTACGGTGACCACCAACGCGGCCGTGTTCGGGCAGGTGGACGGGCGGTACGCGATCAACGGGGCGGGGGCCGACCTGTGGAAGGCGACAGCGGAGTTCGGTGCCGTCTGGCGGCCCGGTGTGCTGGGTGAGGGCGCCTCGGTGACGGTGAAGGTCGTCTCGCAGGAGGACTCGGGTCCCTGGGCCCGCGCGGGCATCATCGCCCGCGACGACCTGGCGGACGCCAAGTCCGGCGGCTTCCTCAACCTGGCCGTGACCCCGGGCAACGGGGTGGTGCTGTCCTACGACACGGACAGCAACGGCACCCTGGACACCTACCGGCGCGTGACCGGCGTCAAGGCACCCGTCCTGCTGCGGCTCTCCCGCTCGGGCGGCTCTTTCAAAGGCGAACTGTCGACCGACAACGGCAAGACCTGGCGTACTGTCGCAACCGTCGCCGTCCCGGGCGCGTCAGCCAAGCTGGACGCCGGGTTGTTCATGACGGCGACAAACGGGGGCAGCGGCGCACGTGCGACGGTGGAGTTCGACGGCTGGGTGACGCACTAG
- a CDS encoding response regulator transcription factor, which translates to MRVVIAEDLFLLRDGLVRMLEAFDFEIAAAVDNGPELSRALAELQPDVAVVDVRLPPSFSDEGLQCALEARRKRPGLPVLVLSQHVEQLYARELLADGTGGVGYLLKDRVFDADQFIDAVRRVSDGGTAMDPQVIQQLLTRRSQDKPLGNLTSREKEVMELMAQGRSNAAIAAQLFVTERAVAKHTSNIFGKLDLPPSDDDNRRVLAVLAYLDRG; encoded by the coding sequence GTGCGTGTCGTGATCGCCGAGGACCTTTTCCTGCTTCGGGACGGGCTGGTGCGGATGCTGGAGGCGTTCGACTTCGAGATCGCCGCCGCGGTCGACAACGGGCCCGAGCTGAGCCGGGCCCTGGCCGAACTACAGCCCGACGTCGCCGTGGTGGACGTCAGGCTGCCGCCGTCGTTCAGCGACGAGGGGCTCCAGTGCGCGCTGGAGGCGCGCCGCAAGCGGCCGGGGCTGCCGGTGCTGGTGCTCTCCCAGCACGTCGAGCAGCTGTACGCGCGTGAGCTGCTCGCGGACGGCACGGGCGGCGTGGGCTATCTCCTCAAGGACCGGGTCTTCGACGCCGACCAGTTCATCGACGCGGTGCGCCGCGTGTCCGACGGCGGTACGGCCATGGATCCGCAGGTCATCCAGCAGTTGCTGACGCGCCGCTCGCAGGACAAGCCGCTGGGGAATCTGACCTCCAGGGAGAAGGAGGTCATGGAGCTGATGGCGCAGGGGCGGTCGAACGCGGCGATCGCGGCGCAGCTGTTCGTGACCGAGCGGGCCGTCGCCAAGCACACCTCCAACATCTTCGGAAAGCTCGACCTGCCGCCCTCGGACGACGACAACCGACGCGTACTCGCCGTACTCGCGTACCTCGACCGAGGCTGA
- a CDS encoding helix-turn-helix domain-containing protein encodes MDNDHDLGQALDAVGPRLRALRQRRETTLAELSAATDISVSTLSRLESGTRRPNLELLLPLAKAHGVTLDELVDAPPTGDPRIHLRPVTSHGMTMLPLTRRPGGIQAYKLVIQPGDRPNDPDPRSHEGYEWLYVLNGRLRLVLGEHDLVLPPGEAAEFDTRVPHWFGPAEGQPVEFLCLFGSQGERAHLRARPEPRADPDPREQGEPRE; translated from the coding sequence ATGGACAACGACCACGACCTCGGACAAGCGCTCGACGCGGTCGGCCCCCGGCTGCGCGCGCTGCGCCAGCGGCGCGAGACCACGCTGGCCGAGCTGTCGGCGGCGACCGATATCTCGGTGAGCACCCTGTCCCGGCTGGAGTCCGGCACCCGCCGGCCGAATCTCGAACTTCTGCTCCCCCTGGCCAAGGCCCACGGCGTCACGCTCGACGAACTCGTCGACGCCCCGCCGACCGGAGACCCGCGCATCCACCTGCGCCCGGTCACCTCCCACGGCATGACGATGCTGCCCCTGACCCGTCGCCCCGGCGGCATCCAGGCGTACAAGCTCGTGATCCAGCCCGGCGACCGCCCCAACGACCCCGACCCCCGAAGCCACGAGGGCTACGAATGGCTCTACGTCCTCAACGGGCGCCTGCGCCTCGTCCTGGGCGAGCACGACCTGGTGCTCCCACCCGGTGAAGCGGCCGAGTTCGACACCCGCGTACCGCACTGGTTCGGACCCGCCGAGGGCCAACCGGTCGAGTTCCTCTGCCTGTTCGGCAGCCAGGGCGAACGCGCCCACCTCCGCGCCCGCCCAGAGCCCCGCGCCGACCCCGATCCCCGCGAGCAGGGCGAGCCCCGCGAGTAG
- a CDS encoding TetR/AcrR family transcriptional regulator → MTEDPKTSSGAGRTRRRGAALEEAILGAAVDELTESGYAGLTMDKVATRAGTNKNALYRRWPNRLALGIAAYRQLTTTVQPPDTGELRGDVLELLRMANRNWSSPYGAVLRELLAAAGGTPELLAQLREQPGDTAAAPWLTVLGRAVARGEAAPEALHPRVATVAMVLLRNEFVVRGYPSAPDEVLVEIVDEVYLPLVRHRGPAAAG, encoded by the coding sequence ATGACAGAGGATCCGAAGACGTCGTCAGGCGCCGGGCGGACGCGGCGACGCGGGGCCGCCCTGGAGGAGGCGATCTTGGGCGCGGCGGTGGACGAACTCACCGAGTCGGGATACGCCGGGCTGACGATGGACAAGGTCGCCACCCGTGCGGGCACCAACAAGAACGCGCTCTACCGCCGCTGGCCGAATCGCCTCGCGCTCGGCATCGCGGCCTATCGGCAGCTGACCACGACGGTCCAGCCCCCCGACACCGGCGAGCTGCGCGGCGACGTACTCGAACTGCTGCGCATGGCGAACCGCAACTGGAGCTCTCCCTACGGCGCCGTCCTGCGCGAGCTGCTCGCCGCCGCCGGCGGCACGCCGGAACTCCTGGCGCAGCTGCGGGAACAGCCCGGCGACACCGCGGCTGCCCCCTGGCTGACCGTCCTGGGGCGCGCGGTCGCCCGCGGTGAAGCAGCCCCCGAAGCGCTTCACCCGCGGGTCGCGACCGTGGCCATGGTCCTGCTGCGCAACGAATTCGTGGTGCGCGGGTACCCATCGGCGCCCGACGAGGTGCTCGTCGAGATCGTGGACGAGGTGTACCTGCCTCTGGTGCGGCACCGGGGGCCGGCCGCGGCGGGCTGA